The Vitis riparia cultivar Riparia Gloire de Montpellier isolate 1030 chromosome 10, EGFV_Vit.rip_1.0, whole genome shotgun sequence genome includes a region encoding these proteins:
- the LOC117924093 gene encoding probable 2-carboxy-D-arabinitol-1-phosphatase isoform X1, translating into MSCKALLCSTSVYDSKRLPKLQTQRAPTLQIRCSNSSPDTPSITEKLEHEASMTGAAYDFNRATTSLTRKLLSSPKKVTLVRHGLSSWNQESRIQGSSNLSVLTETGVRQAERCREALANIYFDQCFSSPICRAKSTAEVIWQGREGPLVFLDSLKEAHLFFLEGMKNDTTLTYIQCLEAVDARREYPKEYITWREDPANFNVNGVYPLRKIWATASEAWTEILYTPGEHFLVITHKSILRALICTALGLSPERFRAIDVNNGGITVFKFNTRGEAMLQSLNMTAHMYSNHIYLN; encoded by the exons ATGAGTTGCAAAGCTCTTCTGTGTTCCACCTCTGTTTATGATTCTAAGAGGCTTCCAAAACTTCAGACTCAGAGGGCTCCAACATTGCAGATTAGGTGCTCAAATTCGAGTCCAGACACGCCTTCAATCACTG AAAAACTTGAACATGAGGCTTCTATGACTGGGGCTGCTTATGATTTCAATAGAGCAACAACATCGCTTACTCGTAAGTTGCTGTCTTCACCCAAGAAGGTAACTCTAGTAAGGCATGGCCTTAGCTCCTGGAACCAAGAGAGTAGAATTCAG GGAAGCTCAAACCTCTCTGTTCTAACAGAAACTGGAGTGAGGCAAGCAGAAAGGTGCAGAGAAGCCTTAGCAAACATATACTTCGATCAGTGTTTCTCAAGTCCAATATGTCGTGCCAAG TCCACTGCTGAAGTCATATGGCAAGGGAGGGAAGGACCTCTGGTTTTCCTTGATTCGCTGAAGGAAGcccatcttttttttcttgaaggCATGAAAAATG ACACTACACTAACTTACATTCAGTGTTTGGAGGCAGTGGATGCTAGGAGGGAATATCCAAAGGAGTATATAACCTGGAGAGAAGATCCAGCTAATTTTAATGTGAATGGTGTCTACCCTCTTCGAAAAATATGGGCAACAGCAAGTGAGGCTTGGACAGAAATCTTGTATACACCT GGAGAACATTTTTTGGTTATCACTCACAAATCAATATTGAGGGCACTCATCTGCACGGCTCTTGGACTTAGCCCTGAGAG GTTCCGAGCAATTGATGTGAATAATGGTGGAATAACAGTATTCAAATTCAATACTAGAGGGGAAGCCATGCTGCAATCCTTGAACATGACAGCCCACATGTACAGCAATCACATCTATCTTAACTGA
- the LOC117924093 gene encoding probable 2-carboxy-D-arabinitol-1-phosphatase isoform X4 encodes MSCKALLCSTSVYDSKRLPKLQTQRAPTLQIRCSNSSPDTPSITEKLEHEASMTGAAYDFNRATTSLTRKLLSSPKKVTLVRHGLSSWNQESRIQGSSNLSVLTETGVRQAERCREALANIYFDQCFSSPICRAKSTAEVIWQGREGPLVFLDSLKEAHLFFLEGMKNDTTLTYIQCLEAVDARREYPKEYITWREDPANFNVNGVYPLRKIWATASEAWTEILYTPVPSN; translated from the exons ATGAGTTGCAAAGCTCTTCTGTGTTCCACCTCTGTTTATGATTCTAAGAGGCTTCCAAAACTTCAGACTCAGAGGGCTCCAACATTGCAGATTAGGTGCTCAAATTCGAGTCCAGACACGCCTTCAATCACTG AAAAACTTGAACATGAGGCTTCTATGACTGGGGCTGCTTATGATTTCAATAGAGCAACAACATCGCTTACTCGTAAGTTGCTGTCTTCACCCAAGAAGGTAACTCTAGTAAGGCATGGCCTTAGCTCCTGGAACCAAGAGAGTAGAATTCAG GGAAGCTCAAACCTCTCTGTTCTAACAGAAACTGGAGTGAGGCAAGCAGAAAGGTGCAGAGAAGCCTTAGCAAACATATACTTCGATCAGTGTTTCTCAAGTCCAATATGTCGTGCCAAG TCCACTGCTGAAGTCATATGGCAAGGGAGGGAAGGACCTCTGGTTTTCCTTGATTCGCTGAAGGAAGcccatcttttttttcttgaaggCATGAAAAATG ACACTACACTAACTTACATTCAGTGTTTGGAGGCAGTGGATGCTAGGAGGGAATATCCAAAGGAGTATATAACCTGGAGAGAAGATCCAGCTAATTTTAATGTGAATGGTGTCTACCCTCTTCGAAAAATATGGGCAACAGCAAGTGAGGCTTGGACAGAAATCTTGTATACACCT GTTCCGAGCAATTGA
- the LOC117923841 gene encoding E3 ubiquitin-protein ligase RMA1H1-like has product MAIEQYFAHDWRSVSAAATEAENLNDSFECNICFDSARDPVVTLCGHLYCWPCVYKWFHVQSASLASDEHPQCPVCKAEISHTTLVPLYGRGQTPSETELEGKTHCFGMAIPPRPPACGTQALINATSHNGQQLQYRNPYQNQQYDPHPYNDYEHDSPSSLFNMGGSTATSFFHPVGMFGEMVYARVFGNSESLYAYPNSYHLTGSSTPRLRRQEMQADKSLNRISIFLFCCFLLCLALF; this is encoded by the coding sequence ATGGCCATCGAGCAATACTTCGCCCATGACTGGAGATCTGTATCTGctgcagcaactgaagctgaAAATCTTAATGATAGCTTTGAATGCAATATCTGCTTTGATTCTGCAAGAGACCCAGTGGTCACTTTGTGTGGCCACCTCTATTGTTGGCCATGCGTCTACAAGTGGTTCCATGTCCAGAGTGCCTCCCTCGCATCTGATGAGCACCCACAATGCCCAGTTTGCAAAGCGGAAATATCTCACACTACCCTTGTCCCCCTCTATGGTCGGGGCCAAACCCCAAGTGAAACTGAGCTAGAGGGCAAGACACACTGCTTTGGCATGGCCATACCCCCCAGACCGCCAGCTTGCGGAACCCAAGCGCTGATAAATGCTACATCCCACAATGGTCAGCAACTTCAATACCGGAATCCATATCAAAACCAGCAATATGATCCTCATCCATATAACGATTATGAACATGACTCTCCATCATCATTGTTCAACATGGGAGGGAGCACAGCAACAAGTTTCTTCCATCCGGTGGGCATGTTTGGGGAAATGGTTTATGCCAGGGTGTTTGGCAATTCAGAGAGCTTATATGCATATCCAAACTCATATCACCTAACAGGAAGCAGTACCCCCAGGTTGAGAAGGCAAGAGATGCAAGCTGACAAGTCACTGAACAGAATTTCAATATTCCTCTTCTGTTGCTTTCTTCTGTGCCTTGCCCTGTTTTAA
- the LOC117924093 gene encoding probable 2-carboxy-D-arabinitol-1-phosphatase isoform X3, whose amino-acid sequence MSCKALLCSTSVYDSKRLPKLQTQRAPTLQIRCSNSSPDTPSITEKLEHEASMTGAAYDFNRATTSLTRKLLSSPKKVTLVRHGLSSWNQESRIQGSSNLSVLTETGVRQAERCREALANIYFDQCFSSPICRAKSTAEVIWQGREGPLVFLDSLKEAHLFFLEGMKNDTTLTYIQCLEAVDARREYPKEYITWREDPANFNVNGVYPLRKIWATASEAWTEILYTPCVSFIRENIFWLSLTNQY is encoded by the exons ATGAGTTGCAAAGCTCTTCTGTGTTCCACCTCTGTTTATGATTCTAAGAGGCTTCCAAAACTTCAGACTCAGAGGGCTCCAACATTGCAGATTAGGTGCTCAAATTCGAGTCCAGACACGCCTTCAATCACTG AAAAACTTGAACATGAGGCTTCTATGACTGGGGCTGCTTATGATTTCAATAGAGCAACAACATCGCTTACTCGTAAGTTGCTGTCTTCACCCAAGAAGGTAACTCTAGTAAGGCATGGCCTTAGCTCCTGGAACCAAGAGAGTAGAATTCAG GGAAGCTCAAACCTCTCTGTTCTAACAGAAACTGGAGTGAGGCAAGCAGAAAGGTGCAGAGAAGCCTTAGCAAACATATACTTCGATCAGTGTTTCTCAAGTCCAATATGTCGTGCCAAG TCCACTGCTGAAGTCATATGGCAAGGGAGGGAAGGACCTCTGGTTTTCCTTGATTCGCTGAAGGAAGcccatcttttttttcttgaaggCATGAAAAATG ACACTACACTAACTTACATTCAGTGTTTGGAGGCAGTGGATGCTAGGAGGGAATATCCAAAGGAGTATATAACCTGGAGAGAAGATCCAGCTAATTTTAATGTGAATGGTGTCTACCCTCTTCGAAAAATATGGGCAACAGCAAGTGAGGCTTGGACAGAAATCTTGTATACACCT TGTGTGTCTTTTATCAGGGAGAACATTTTTTGGTTATCACTCACAAATCAATATTGA
- the LOC117924096 gene encoding methyltransferase N6AMT1 → MTYRIAQIRRVSSHPEVYEPCDDSFALVDALLADRTNLLEHHPALCMEVGCGSGYVITSLALILGQEAQGIHYLATDINPHAVRVTQETLEAHGVHAELINTDIASGLEKSLAGMVDVMVVNPPYVPTPEDEVGRDGITSSWAGGENGRSVINKILPIADNLLSDKGWLYMVTLTANNPTQICLQMRELGFASRIVVQRSTEEESLHVIKFWRDIDIQAEAKENVTVNKTVPARVMESLLSQFPRLPLWRNGDNNQ, encoded by the coding sequence ATGACCTACAGAATTGCCCAAATCCGCCGTGTGAGTTCACATCCAGAGGTTTATGAACCATGTGATGACTCATTTGCCTTAGTTGATGCACTCCTAGCTGATCGAACTAATTTGTTGGAGCATCATCCAGCATTGTGCATGGAAGTGGGTTGTGGAAGTGGTTATGTTATCACTTCTCTAGCACTTATTCTTGGCCAGGAGGCTCAAGGGATCCATTATTTGGCAACTGACATCAACCCTCATGCAGTGAGGGTGACCCAAGAGACGCTGGAAGCGCATGGAGTCCATGCAGAGTTGATAAACACTGACATAGCATCAGGACTGGAGAAGAGCCTCGCTGGAATGGTGGATGTGATGGTTGTGAACCCTCCTTATGTGCCAACACCTGAAGATGAAGTTGGCCGTGATGGAATCACATCTTCCTGGGCTGGAGGGGAGAATGGTCGTAGTGTTATTAATAAGATACTGCCCATTGCTGACAATCTCTTGTCGGACAAGGGCTGGTTGTACATGGTTACCCTTACAGCAAACAATCCCACACAAATATGCCTTCAAATGAGGGAATTGGGGTTCGCTTCCAGAATAGTCGTCCAGAGATCAACTGAGGAGGAGAGCCTCCATGTTATCAAGTTCTGGAGGGATATTGATATTCAAGCAGAGGCAAAGGAAAATGTGACAGTGAATAAAACAGTTCCTGCAAGGGTCATGGAATCTCTGCTTTCACAATTTCCCCGATTACCATTGTGGAGAAATGGCGACAACAACCAATGA
- the LOC117924093 gene encoding probable 2-carboxy-D-arabinitol-1-phosphatase isoform X2 yields MSCKALLCSTSVYDSKRLPKLQTQRAPTLQIRCSNSSPDTPSITEKLEHEASMTGAAYDFNRATTSLTRKLLSSPKKVTLVRHGLSSWNQESRIQGSSNLSVLTETGVRQAERCREALANIYFDQCFSSPICRAKSTAEVIWQGREGPLVFLDSLKEAHLFFLEGMKNVDARREYPKEYITWREDPANFNVNGVYPLRKIWATASEAWTEILYTPGEHFLVITHKSILRALICTALGLSPERFRAIDVNNGGITVFKFNTRGEAMLQSLNMTAHMYSNHIYLN; encoded by the exons ATGAGTTGCAAAGCTCTTCTGTGTTCCACCTCTGTTTATGATTCTAAGAGGCTTCCAAAACTTCAGACTCAGAGGGCTCCAACATTGCAGATTAGGTGCTCAAATTCGAGTCCAGACACGCCTTCAATCACTG AAAAACTTGAACATGAGGCTTCTATGACTGGGGCTGCTTATGATTTCAATAGAGCAACAACATCGCTTACTCGTAAGTTGCTGTCTTCACCCAAGAAGGTAACTCTAGTAAGGCATGGCCTTAGCTCCTGGAACCAAGAGAGTAGAATTCAG GGAAGCTCAAACCTCTCTGTTCTAACAGAAACTGGAGTGAGGCAAGCAGAAAGGTGCAGAGAAGCCTTAGCAAACATATACTTCGATCAGTGTTTCTCAAGTCCAATATGTCGTGCCAAG TCCACTGCTGAAGTCATATGGCAAGGGAGGGAAGGACCTCTGGTTTTCCTTGATTCGCTGAAGGAAGcccatcttttttttcttgaaggCATGAAAAATG TGGATGCTAGGAGGGAATATCCAAAGGAGTATATAACCTGGAGAGAAGATCCAGCTAATTTTAATGTGAATGGTGTCTACCCTCTTCGAAAAATATGGGCAACAGCAAGTGAGGCTTGGACAGAAATCTTGTATACACCT GGAGAACATTTTTTGGTTATCACTCACAAATCAATATTGAGGGCACTCATCTGCACGGCTCTTGGACTTAGCCCTGAGAG GTTCCGAGCAATTGATGTGAATAATGGTGGAATAACAGTATTCAAATTCAATACTAGAGGGGAAGCCATGCTGCAATCCTTGAACATGACAGCCCACATGTACAGCAATCACATCTATCTTAACTGA
- the LOC117923411 gene encoding uncharacterized protein LOC117923411 produces MEQEEKQESTSPLPVIPRLDRIDRLLQFLEEKHCSARKQNSSSSAIRQSLPEDQELKTLSSALEEVHHKGTLMERVAMLENRVLQLTLEMDEGNTSGSSSSTIPDPVKTDKPSGLHTITRQEEGSAEACVTKPQASHKRRRQKTIGPITRHRKWVAWFQMGC; encoded by the exons ATGGAGCAGGAAGAAAAGCAGGAGTCCACTTCACCCCTGCCTGTTATCCCAAGATTAGATCGCATTGATCGCCTG CTGCAGTTTCTGGAAGAGAAGCATTGCTCGGCGAGAAAGCAAAATTCCTCCAGTTCTGCCATCCGACAAAGCTTGCCAGAAGATCAGGAGCTCAAGACTCTGTCCTCTGCGCTTGAGGAAGTTCATCACAAAGGCACACTTATGGAGCGAGTGGCAATGCTTGAGAATCGAGTTTTACAG TTGACCCTGGAGATGGATGAAGGAAACACATCAGGGTCGAGCTCTTCCACCATTCCAGATCCTGTAAAAACTGATAAGCCTTCGGGTTTACACACCATCACCAGACAGGAGGAAGGCTCCGCAGAAGCATGTGTGACGAAGCCACAGGCTTCCCATAAAAGAAGAAGACAGAAAACAATAGGCCCCATAACGCGCCACAGAAAATGGGTGGCCTGGTTTCAGATGGGATGCTAA
- the LOC117924095 gene encoding CASP-like protein 1C1 yields the protein MAKIKRIITTLLRLLVLCAALSATIVMVTSRDSAEVLNLSFDAKYTNARAFVYFAITNAIASGYSFIALFLSFSTPLWHLVFLLDVFMTLLLTSSISAALAIADVGKKGNSHAGWLPVCGQVPEFCDHVTGALIAGFSAAVLYLVLLLFSIHAVLNPKP from the exons ATGGCTAAGATCAAGAGGATCATCACAACTCTACTAAGGCTCCTAGTCTTGTGTGCAGCCCTGTCTGCAACCATTGTAATGGTCACCAGCCGTGACTCTGCTGAGGTCTTGAACCTATCATTTGATGCAAAGTATACCAATGCGCGGGCTTTCGT ATACTTTGCGATCACGAATGCAATTGCAAGTGGATACAGCTTCATTgccctttttctctctttctcaacTCCGCTTTGGCACTTAGTTTTCCTTCTTGATGTG TTTATGACTCTGCTGCTTACTTCAAGCATTTCTGCGGCCTTGGCCATAGCTGATGTGGGCAAGAAAGGGAACAGTCATGCTGGTTGGCTACCGGTTTGTGGACAAGTTCCTGAGTTTTGTGACCATGTCACAGGAGCTCTTATAGCCGGTTTCAGCGCTGCTGTACTTTATTTGgtgcttcttcttttttccattcACGCTGTCCTCAACCCTAAACCTTAG